Proteins from a single region of Streptococcus oralis:
- the ileS gene encoding isoleucine--tRNA ligase, whose product MKLKETLNLGKTDFPMRAGLPTKEPVWQKEWEEAKLYQRRQELNQGKPHFTLHDGPPYANGNIHVGHAMNKISKDIIVRSKSMSGFYAPYIPGWDTHGLPIEQVLAKQGVKRKEMDLVEYLKLCREYALSQVDKQREDFKRLGVSGDWENPYVTLTPDYEAAQIRVFGEMAKKGYIYRGAKPVYWSWSSESALAEAEIEYHDLLSTSLYYANRVKDGKGVLDTDTYIVVWTTTPFTITASRGLTVGADIDYVLVQPAGESRKFVVASELLNSLSEKFSWADVQVLATYRGQELNHIVTVHPWDTAVDELVILGDHVTTDSGTGIVHTAPGFGEDDYNVGVANGLEVAVTVNERGIMMENAGSDFEGQFYDKVVPTVIEKLGDLLLAQEEISHSYPFDWRTKKPIIWRAVPQWFASVSKFRQEILDEIEKVKFHSEWGKVRLYNMIRDRGDWVISRQRAWGVPLPIFYAEDGTAIMTAETIEHVAQLFEEHGSIVWWEREAKDLLPEGFSHPGSPNGEFKKETDIMDVWFDSGSSWNGVVVNRPELKYPADLYLEGSDQYRGWFNSSLITSVANHGVAPYKQILSQGFALDGKGEKMSKSLGNTIAPSDVEKQFGAEILRLWVTSVDSSNDVRISMDILSQVSETYRKIRNTLRFLIANTSDFNPAQDAVAYDELRSVDKYMTIRFNQLVKTIRDAYANFEFLTIYKALVNFINVDLSAFYLDFAKDVVYIEGAKSLERRQMQTVFYDILVKITKLLTPILPHTAEEIWSYLEFEAEDFVQLSELPEAQTFANQEEILDTWAAFMDFRGQAQKALEEARNAKVIGKSLEAHLTVYPNEVVKTLLGAVDSNVAQLLIVSELTIAEGPAPEGAVSFEDVAFTVERAAGEVCDRCRRIDPTTAERSYHAVICDHCASIVEENFAAAVAEGFEAK is encoded by the coding sequence ATGAAACTTAAAGAAACCCTCAATCTAGGGAAAACAGACTTTCCTATGCGTGCTGGTCTTCCAACTAAAGAACCAGTTTGGCAAAAAGAATGGGAAGAAGCAAAACTTTACCAACGTCGTCAAGAATTGAACCAAGGAAAACCGCATTTCACTTTGCATGATGGACCTCCGTATGCAAACGGAAATATCCACGTTGGACATGCCATGAACAAGATTTCTAAAGATATTATTGTTCGTTCGAAATCTATGTCAGGGTTTTACGCCCCTTACATCCCAGGTTGGGATACACATGGTCTGCCAATCGAGCAAGTCTTGGCAAAACAAGGTGTTAAACGCAAAGAAATGGACTTGGTTGAGTACTTGAAACTTTGCCGCGAGTACGCTCTTTCTCAAGTAGATAAACAACGTGAAGACTTTAAACGATTGGGTGTTTCTGGTGACTGGGAAAATCCTTATGTGACTTTGACTCCGGACTATGAAGCGGCTCAGATCCGTGTCTTCGGAGAAATGGCTAAGAAAGGCTACATCTACCGTGGTGCCAAGCCAGTTTACTGGTCTTGGTCATCTGAATCAGCTCTTGCTGAAGCGGAAATTGAATACCATGACTTGCTTTCAACTTCCCTTTACTATGCTAACCGCGTCAAAGACGGAAAAGGTGTCCTAGATACAGACACTTACATCGTAGTTTGGACAACTACTCCATTTACTATCACAGCTTCTCGTGGTTTGACAGTTGGAGCTGATATTGACTATGTATTGGTACAACCAGCTGGTGAATCTCGTAAGTTTGTAGTTGCTTCAGAATTGTTGAATAGCTTGTCTGAGAAATTTAGTTGGGCGGATGTTCAAGTCTTGGCGACCTACCGTGGTCAAGAATTGAACCACATTGTGACAGTCCACCCATGGGATACAGCTGTAGATGAGTTGGTGATCCTTGGTGACCACGTTACGACTGACTCTGGTACAGGTATCGTCCATACAGCCCCTGGTTTTGGTGAGGACGACTACAATGTCGGTGTTGCCAACGGCCTTGAAGTTGCTGTAACAGTTAACGAACGCGGTATTATGATGGAAAATGCTGGCTCTGACTTTGAAGGTCAATTCTATGACAAAGTTGTACCAACTGTTATCGAAAAACTGGGTGATTTGCTCCTTGCTCAAGAAGAAATTTCTCACTCATACCCATTTGACTGGCGTACCAAGAAACCAATCATCTGGCGTGCTGTTCCACAGTGGTTTGCCTCTGTATCTAAATTCCGTCAAGAAATCTTGGATGAAATTGAAAAAGTGAAGTTCCACTCAGAATGGGGAAAAGTTCGTCTTTACAATATGATTCGTGACCGTGGTGACTGGGTTATCTCTCGTCAACGTGCTTGGGGTGTTCCACTTCCAATCTTCTACGCAGAAGATGGTACAGCTATCATGACTGCTGAAACGATTGAACACGTGGCTCAACTCTTTGAGGAACACGGTTCTATCGTCTGGTGGGAACGTGAGGCCAAAGACCTCTTGCCAGAAGGCTTTAGCCATCCAGGTTCACCAAATGGAGAATTCAAAAAAGAAACAGACATTATGGACGTATGGTTTGACTCAGGTTCATCATGGAATGGAGTGGTGGTAAATCGTCCAGAACTCAAATATCCAGCAGACCTCTACCTTGAGGGTTCTGACCAATACCGTGGTTGGTTCAACTCTTCACTCATCACATCTGTTGCCAACCATGGCGTAGCGCCATACAAACAAATTTTATCACAAGGATTTGCCCTTGATGGTAAAGGTGAGAAGATGTCTAAATCTCTTGGAAATACCATCGCTCCAAGTGATGTTGAAAAACAATTTGGTGCGGAAATCTTGCGTCTCTGGGTAACAAGTGTGGACTCAAGCAACGACGTGCGTATCTCTATGGATATCTTGAGCCAAGTCTCTGAAACTTACCGTAAGATCCGTAACACTCTTCGTTTCTTGATTGCCAATACATCTGACTTTAACCCAGCTCAAGATGCAGTAGCTTACGATGAGCTTCGTTCTGTTGACAAGTACATGACCATTCGCTTTAACCAGCTTGTGAAAACGATTCGTGATGCCTATGCCAACTTTGAATTCTTGACAATCTACAAGGCCTTGGTGAACTTTATCAACGTTGACTTGTCAGCCTTCTACCTTGATTTTGCTAAAGACGTTGTCTACATTGAAGGTGCCAAATCACTCGAACGCCGTCAAATGCAGACAGTCTTCTATGACATTCTTGTCAAAATCACCAAACTCTTGACACCAATCCTTCCTCACACTGCAGAAGAAATCTGGTCATATCTTGAGTTTGAAGCTGAAGACTTCGTTCAATTGTCTGAATTACCAGAGGCTCAAACTTTTGCCAACCAAGAAGAAATCTTGGATACATGGGCAGCCTTCATGGACTTCCGTGGACAAGCCCAAAAAGCCTTGGAAGAAGCTCGTAATGCCAAAGTAATCGGTAAATCACTCGAAGCCCACTTGACAGTTTATCCAAATGAAGTGGTGAAAACTCTTCTTGGAGCAGTGGATAGCAATGTAGCTCAACTTTTGATCGTGTCAGAATTGACCATCGCAGAAGGACCAGCTCCAGAAGGCGCAGTTAGCTTTGAGGATGTTGCCTTTACAGTTGAACGCGCTGCAGGTGAAGTTTGTGACCGTTGCCGTCGTATCGACCCAACAACAGCAGAACGCAGCTACCATGCAGTCATCTGTGACCACTGTGCAAGCATCGTAGAAGAAAACTTTGCGGCTGCAGTTGCAGAAGGATTTGAAGCGAAATAA
- a CDS encoding ABC transporter ATP-binding protein, translating to MNNYIVETNQLSKDFSGEVAVNQLSIHIRKNEIYGFLGPNGAGKSTAMKMLLGLLQPSHGSIKLFGKTFNSNQISLLSNVGSLIEEPSYYANLTGYENLEIIQKLLKLPKRNIDEVLKIVKLFDQKDKLVKNYSLGMKQRLGIALAIVKFPKLLILDEPTNGLDPAGIQEIRELIKSLPQKYDMTIIVSSHILSEIEQMATTVGIINHGQLLFEGHLSDLEEDEKYLFETSDDVTAKRILMFNGFNLDDDPKLIINDNNKVNIATAIRLLVENDVDIYQVRMIRRSLEDVFLDMTGREGSVL from the coding sequence ATGAACAATTATATCGTTGAAACCAACCAATTAAGTAAGGATTTTTCAGGTGAAGTAGCCGTTAATCAGCTCTCTATTCATATTAGAAAAAATGAAATTTATGGTTTTTTGGGACCAAATGGTGCTGGTAAGAGTACTGCTATGAAAATGCTTTTAGGATTGTTGCAACCAAGCCACGGTTCCATTAAGCTCTTTGGAAAAACCTTTAATAGCAATCAAATATCACTCCTCTCAAATGTAGGTTCCCTCATTGAAGAGCCCTCTTACTATGCTAATTTGACCGGTTATGAAAATCTTGAAATTATCCAAAAATTGCTTAAATTACCAAAAAGAAATATTGATGAAGTCTTAAAGATTGTCAAACTTTTCGATCAAAAAGACAAGCTAGTTAAAAACTATTCACTAGGCATGAAACAACGTTTAGGAATTGCGTTAGCTATTGTTAAATTTCCTAAATTACTGATTTTGGATGAGCCAACTAATGGTTTAGACCCTGCTGGTATTCAAGAAATTCGTGAGCTTATCAAATCTTTACCACAAAAATACGATATGACTATCATCGTTTCTAGCCATATTCTTTCAGAAATTGAACAGATGGCTACAACTGTTGGTATTATCAATCATGGTCAATTACTTTTTGAAGGCCACCTATCTGACCTTGAAGAAGATGAAAAATATCTGTTTGAGACCAGTGATGATGTAACTGCTAAAAGAATACTAATGTTCAATGGTTTTAATTTGGATGATGACCCAAAATTGATTATCAACGATAACAATAAAGTTAATATAGCCACTGCTATTCGACTCTTAGTTGAAAATGATGTTGATATTTATCAAGTTCGTATGATTCGTCGATCGCTGGAAGATGTTTTCCTTGATATGACAGGACGGGAAGGAAGTGTTTTGTAA
- a CDS encoding response regulator transcription factor, producing the protein MNYKEKKILILDDNPEILEIVQESLSIAGFSNLTSVQSQKEALEQFEEKSFDLVILDIMLPEGSGFEVLKGIRKTSMVPVLFLSAISDIEKQYQGFELGADDYIIKPFRPRDLELRILSILKRAYPEKEDTLVLPACQVHFSQALITKGKLEIQLTAKEYSILKVLYDNKNRIVTFDQLLEKVWGLQYQGYDNTLMAHIRKIRQKIEANPSKPESLITVKGLGYKLKVN; encoded by the coding sequence ATGAATTATAAAGAAAAGAAGATCTTAATTTTAGACGATAACCCAGAAATTTTAGAAATAGTGCAAGAATCATTGAGCATTGCTGGGTTTAGCAATCTAACAAGTGTACAATCACAAAAAGAAGCTTTGGAGCAATTTGAAGAAAAATCTTTTGATTTAGTTATTTTAGACATTATGCTGCCTGAAGGATCAGGATTTGAAGTTTTAAAGGGCATCCGTAAGACTTCAATGGTTCCTGTTTTGTTTTTGTCGGCAATCTCCGATATAGAAAAACAATATCAGGGCTTTGAGTTAGGGGCAGATGACTATATTATCAAGCCTTTCCGTCCAAGAGATTTGGAGTTGCGTATTCTTTCCATCCTAAAAAGAGCCTATCCCGAAAAGGAAGATACCCTTGTTTTGCCTGCTTGCCAGGTGCATTTTAGCCAAGCCTTGATTACCAAAGGAAAACTAGAGATTCAGCTGACAGCTAAGGAATACAGTATTCTTAAGGTCTTATATGATAATAAGAATCGCATTGTCACTTTTGACCAACTCTTAGAAAAGGTCTGGGGATTACAATACCAAGGCTATGATAATACCCTAATGGCTCATATTCGTAAGATTCGACAAAAGATTGAAGCCAATCCTTCTAAACCAGAAAGCTTAATAACGGTTAAAGGTTTGGGTTACAAACTAAAGGTGAATTAA
- a CDS encoding phosphoglycerate mutase: protein MVKLVFARHGESEWNKANLFTGWADVDLSDKGTQQAIDAGKLIKEAGIEFDQAYTSVLKRAIKTTNLALEAADQLWVPVEKSWRLNERHYGGLTGKNKAEAAEQFGDEQVHIWRRSYDVLPPAMPHDDEYSAHTDRRYASLDDSVIPDAENLKVTLERALPFWEDKIAPALKDGKNVFVGAHGNSIRALVKHIKHLSDDEIMGVEIPNFPPLVFEFDEKLNVVKEYYLGK, encoded by the coding sequence ATGGTAAAATTGGTTTTTGCTCGCCACGGTGAGTCTGAATGGAACAAAGCTAACCTTTTCACTGGTTGGGCTGATGTTGATTTGTCTGATAAAGGAACACAACAAGCGATTGACGCTGGTAAATTGATCAAAGAAGCTGGTATCGAATTTGACCAAGCTTACACTTCAGTATTGAAACGTGCAATCAAAACAACAAACTTGGCTCTTGAAGCTGCTGACCAACTCTGGGTTCCAGTTGAAAAATCATGGCGCTTGAACGAACGTCACTATGGTGGTTTGACTGGTAAAAACAAAGCTGAAGCTGCTGAACAATTTGGTGATGAGCAAGTTCACATCTGGCGTCGTTCATACGATGTATTGCCTCCTGCAATGCCTCATGATGACGAATACTCAGCTCACACTGACCGTCGTTACGCTTCACTTGACGATTCAGTCATTCCAGATGCTGAAAACTTGAAAGTGACTTTGGAACGTGCCCTTCCATTCTGGGAAGATAAAATCGCTCCAGCGCTTAAAGATGGTAAAAACGTATTCGTAGGAGCTCACGGTAACTCAATCCGTGCCCTTGTAAAACACATCAAACACTTGTCAGATGATGAAATCATGGGTGTAGAAATCCCTAACTTCCCACCATTGGTATTCGAATTCGATGAAAAATTGAACGTCGTAAAAGAATACTACCTTGGAAAATAA
- a CDS encoding sensor histidine kinase codes for MDTVKFFTKLLTRYVLLILALIIGLVFVYGLVFSAYFSFYGKEKPELLYTKIAQSSQENNFNFDKSSKIEMDKQNTWAMVLNQDGNIVQSYHLPKGLKRHYTNADMVKFSRWYLEDYPVFSYVRGQQILVLGYPKKHSLAKFNFYANTQFIRNFLSLGLVFLGIILLLIFILLSRSKLRIKKEMEPIITAVTSLSQGQNIVLKEKGNFSEIKTALNETSHILEESNTMKEQWIRGVSHDLRNPLMLISGYNSQLEQQYGKGKQTEEIENQIQTMKEMISNLNMSYLLDNQKRHSEFSNLDLVAVLRTVIADILNNYETITLHFDLPAETVLVKGEVTLLARAFRNLLLNSIMHSGSNQIDLTYQLSDNKVLIVIADQGDITAQKITELNQKSTNYESHGMGTVITKQIIKLHQGEIVFLDNYPGLKVTISLPLVKE; via the coding sequence ATGGATACCGTTAAATTTTTTACTAAGTTATTAACCAGGTATGTTCTATTAATCTTGGCTTTAATCATAGGACTTGTTTTTGTTTATGGTTTGGTTTTCTCAGCCTATTTTAGTTTCTATGGAAAGGAAAAACCGGAACTACTTTACACTAAAATCGCTCAATCGAGTCAAGAGAATAATTTCAATTTTGATAAAAGCAGCAAAATTGAAATGGATAAACAAAATACTTGGGCTATGGTACTGAATCAAGATGGCAATATTGTCCAATCTTATCATTTACCTAAAGGACTCAAAAGGCATTATACGAATGCTGATATGGTTAAATTTTCACGTTGGTATTTAGAAGATTACCCTGTTTTCTCCTATGTACGTGGTCAGCAAATTTTAGTTTTGGGCTATCCTAAAAAGCATTCCTTAGCAAAATTTAATTTCTATGCTAATACGCAATTTATTAGGAATTTTCTCAGTTTGGGACTTGTTTTCTTGGGTATTATTCTTTTACTTATTTTTATTCTTTTGAGCCGATCAAAGTTGCGTATTAAAAAGGAGATGGAGCCGATTATTACTGCTGTCACTTCTTTATCTCAAGGTCAAAATATCGTTCTTAAAGAAAAGGGAAATTTCTCTGAAATTAAGACGGCTCTCAATGAAACATCTCATATTTTGGAAGAAAGCAACACGATGAAAGAGCAATGGATTAGAGGGGTCAGTCATGATTTACGCAATCCTCTTATGCTCATATCAGGTTATAACAGTCAGTTAGAGCAGCAATATGGCAAAGGAAAGCAGACAGAGGAAATTGAAAATCAGATTCAAACTATGAAAGAAATGATTTCTAATCTCAATATGAGCTACTTATTGGATAACCAAAAGCGTCACTCCGAATTTTCCAATCTCGATTTGGTTGCTGTCCTACGAACAGTAATTGCCGATATATTGAATAATTATGAAACAATTACACTTCATTTTGATTTGCCTGCCGAGACAGTGTTGGTAAAAGGAGAGGTAACTTTATTAGCAAGAGCTTTTAGAAATCTCTTGCTTAATAGTATTATGCACAGCGGCTCTAACCAGATTGATCTGACTTATCAATTATCTGATAATAAAGTGCTCATCGTCATTGCGGATCAAGGAGATATTACAGCTCAAAAAATTACTGAGCTAAATCAAAAATCAACTAATTATGAATCACATGGTATGGGAACAGTTATCACCAAACAAATTATTAAATTACATCAAGGTGAAATTGTTTTTTTGGACAATTATCCAGGCTTAAAAGTCACCATTTCTTTACCTTTAGTAAAGGAATAA